The Cinclus cinclus chromosome 28, bCinCin1.1, whole genome shotgun sequence DNA window CCTGGAATGGGAGAGGCGGGAAGGGACAGTGACAGCTCTGGGTTCTGTGAAACTGGGATCTGCGGGCGGTAGGGTCGGTCCCACGAGCACGGGACACcgaggagaggaggaaaaagaggaagaggaggagcaggaggaggaaggcacTATGGCTCCGGGCTGGGATGTGacctccctcccctgctcccgCTGCAGCATCGCCGGGAGGAGCCACCGTGTCCCcgtgcccagctccagccaggccATGAAGATGGAGAAGGACGAGGCTGTGGCCACCTTCTCCCTGCGGGGGAAATTCGGCACGGAGGGGGCAGGTGAGTGCCCTCAGGAGCATGGGGGAAGCCTTTGGTGCTGTGGCCGGGAGGTCCCTTTGGCCGAATCCCGTCCCCATGGGGATGTGCACAGGTGTGCCGGGATGCACCTGGGTGTGCCGGTGGCATCACCCAGCGTGCTCCAGACACCATCGGGCTTCCCCTTCCCGCCTCATCTTTTCCTGGAGCAaagcccttcccagctctcaCACCCTGGAAagccccagctccttccagccagACCCTCCAGACCCcatttccctgttttggagggatggggagggcagaggggttTGACAGGGCCGAGCCTCACAAGCtctccccacaggctgcagtgacccagccctgcccagtgccccgATGCCGGTGGCGGGGAGCACAGGGACCCCGGCCCCGGAGCTGCGGCCGCTGAAGCGGAGACCTGtcccaggtgagcccagcccCGCCCCGGGGAGGGGACAGCGACAGCCGGGGCAGGGACGAGGCCGACGGATCTGTGTCCTTGCAGGGAAACACTACCAGTGCTCGAGCTACGGGTGCAAGCTGGCCTTCCCCAGCATGCAGGAGCTGGTGGACCACCTGAAGGTCCACTATAGACCCACGCAGTCCCTCGAGGGTAAGGCCAGGACACCCCACGTGCCCTTTTTTTTGGCTGGgagggggcagagcagggctcagcAGCGCTGGCGGTGGGCGATGGGAGCGAGGGGAGCATGGGAGGTGCTGCAGACCCTGCAGTGGGGCTGTCCCCACTGGGCCGGGGCTGAATCTCTCTCTGAATTCCCTCTGCCCAGGCAAAACCTTCCACTGCCCCACCCTGGGCTGCACCGAGACCTTCCCCAGCATGCAGGACCTCATGGCCCACATGAAGGTGCACTACAAACCAAACCGCTACTTTAAGTGAGTCCCGctgctccctgtccccgtcccgTCCTCTCTGGGGACACCTGGCAGCTCCCCGGCATCCCTGAGCCCCCACGGCAGCGGCTTGGGCTGGGGGCGGTGCCCAGGGGAGCATCGCCTCTGACGGCGCTTTCCCGGCCGCCCAGGTGTGAGAACTGCCTGCTGCGCTTCCGCACGCACCGCTCCCTCTTCAAGCACCTGCACGTCTGCTCCGACAGCGCCAgcggccccgcgccgccccccaAGCCCGACAAACCCGTCCTGCTTCCCGCTACCTCCGCCCCGGAGAAGGAGCCCCCGGCCAAGCCGCCCGAGGGGCTGCCCAAGCTCCCGAGCGCTCTGCGGGCCCTGGAGAAAGAAGCCCCGGCGGGCGCGGACACTGCCCCGGCCGCGCTGCCCACGGCGCTGCCCGAGCTGCCCGGCTCGCTGGAGCCGCTGCCGCTGGTG harbors:
- the ZNF414 gene encoding zinc finger protein 414; this encodes MAPGWDVTSLPCSRCSIAGRSHRVPVPSSSQAMKMEKDEAVATFSLRGKFGTEGAGCSDPALPSAPMPVAGSTGTPAPELRPLKRRPVPGKHYQCSSYGCKLAFPSMQELVDHLKVHYRPTQSLEGKTFHCPTLGCTETFPSMQDLMAHMKVHYKPNRYFKCENCLLRFRTHRSLFKHLHVCSDSASGPAPPPKPDKPVLLPATSAPEKEPPAKPPEGLPKLPSALRALEKEAPAGADTAPAALPTALPELPGSLEPLPLVSPAPHPFPLLEPGLFGPSSLTRFSGPPPSSVPGPFLSYVPPSPYGLAQPPAQHRLRPFLPGHGPPSVSNAVWKKSQGLSVSPLLPCFGSGVTPGHSSNSRIVWEHTRGRYSCTQCPFSTASREEMTVHTEDHRKNPPPGRLEADMDFGVGLAPFHAKLPPEMENSLYSQL